The genomic DNA atacaaaattagagggttaagGTTAAAgggtttgactcgtttaattaaaggacataaatttcctccaaactggtcTGGAGGAAATACCCTTCAACCtatgtaaaatagtgccaagtgcttataaatatttaaaatgcatattaatttcttaatctcattaatagcagtttactaatttagactaaatttaatgtgcctttaaATGTTTATAGGCACTTGACAATATTTTACATGAGTTTAAGGATATTTCCTCTCAACTAGTTTAGatgaaatttatgtccttaatTAAATAGGCCAAGATAATGTTgatggttgacctatataatcttgtACTCATACCTTAACACAACTCGAACGCAACACGCGAACACGAATTGTCACTCATAGTTTAAAGGTAAGAAAATGTTTTGAGTACTACAGATTTTACTACAATTTCGCACAAATTCACATGACAGTcgatattttataaaaatgagtaTTGCGTGAACTGTCATGTGACAGCTCTTATTTTACCGACGAGTATTATAAGTATAACGTGAACTACTATCTCAATTTTAATAACTAGCGTGATAAGTGTCAAACATATTGCCTCTTcaatttgaaaagagttttgTAATAAAAGATGCACCGTCCCtaacaaacattaaaaaaaaactatttattaaTCATTGCCTGCTCCACCATTGAATGTTTATCCTTAACGTTACAGAgtgtagaatatatatatatgcttatctAAATTTAGGACTTTAGAGCTTAAAGTCAAGAAATGTTATATTGTGCCGTTTATAGCCCGGACTCGCGAATTGCCGTGGTGGTCATGGACCAAGTTAAACAAAGCAAGGCAAATTAATAATATAGTGTCCTAGATTTGATGTaccaaaaattattaattaaaaaacatttttttttttttaaaaaaaaaaaaattggattgaaatgaaattctttcaattcaatctattcaactaatttttatctttttaaagcatgtgattcactttttttttttagatacaTGCAATAAGTTttgattattaatttgttttggaggtatttttgggctttttttatttttaagaaaagcattttgatgtgacataaatgtaaaaactGTTTCTGcatttaagttgtttgttaatatatttgttttgagaagagaaaatcaaagacAGAGAACATAACTTTTGACAGAAAGAGTATGTTTAAGAGCAATAGAACATATGTCAGTTGTTCTCACgtgatagctcaatcggctaaggatcacgcttcatgaagcggatgtcactaatTTAAATCTCCATCccctataaattattattattattatttttttttttttttacatgtccacacaaagaaaggaGGGaggaattcgaattagtgacctccgcttcattaggcgtggtctacagccgattgaactaccatTTGAGAACCATCCtctataaattattaatttcattaaaaagatGGGCACAGACGTGAACCCTAATTAGTGATATCATTTTcccttttataataaaattttcaaattgcatgaacttgaaaaagaaaaaaacattaaaacaaccCAAAAGACACGGTTTCTCTTTAATGTAAGAGAGCTGACTTCATGGGAAACTCCTCAAGTCTTAACCATTCAGCAAAGAATTAATAATAGGATATATGATTGTGTTCCCCTACGTTGTTCCTCAACCCTAATGCCCCCACCACTGGATGATCTGCCTAGATCATTCTGATGAGAAATAGGGAATTATCCAACGGTGTAGATATAAGGAGGAGGCAATAGTGTAGTGGTACCCCATCACAAAGTACTTTAATGTGGGAAAAGTTCAACTATGTCCGGGCCAGAGGAAGGCCAGAGGACAAACGTGGAAAAAGAGGGACAAGAACATGGAGAAAGCaaagtgtgagagagagaatgagtcAATTTTTTGAAATCCAACCGCTCCAATTCTTCGATTCGTTCACACCAAATCCCACGCATTTAAAAACCCATCTCTGAAAACCACCTCTCCTCAATACCCAGATCTTCTTTTCTCAGAATTTGATCAAATTCTTCAACCTGTTTCTATCTGGTGTTTTGCTCTGTTTTCCGCCGGGAAACTCAATCCAACGTATAACTTCTCTGCTAAAAAATACGATGATTTGCTCCATGTTCATCTGATTTTGATCCTTGAAGATTAGCCTTTTTCCAAATTTTGGCTCTTTTCAAATCCGAAAGGTCAAACAATCCCATAATTCTCTCCCACGCTCTAGGAAATAtctcatttctttccctcaGAATCCTCTGCTTTTGCTTCACAATTTCTGGCCCTCTGACACAAACCAGTCTTATCCAATCCTAGTCCTACCTGTTGTCCTGGCCTCGCCCACTTCAAAAATTCCATCTGGGGTTCTCAAATTTTGAGCTAATCCAATCATGGGAATTCAGAAAGACAGGGTGAGATTCAATGTTGGAGGCAGAATCTTCGAAACAACCGCAACAACGCTCGCCAACGCCGGCCGAAACTCGATATTCGGAGCAATGTTCGACGAGAATTGGGCTCTACAAACAGATATTTCCGATGAAGAACACTTCATTGATCGGAACCCGGATTGCTTTGCTATCCTCCTCGATCTCCTCCGAACCGGCGAGCTCTATGTTCCTGCCAATATCCCAGAAAAGCTCCTCTACAGGGAGGCCCTTTTCTACGGCCTTCTCGACCACGTCCGGGCCGCCAAATGGGGTCAATTCGACGGCAACAGATTGCGGCTTTCGCGGTCGATAACCGGTCAAGCACCTGGCGACGGAACGGCGATTCGGGCCGGCCCAGACGGCGGTTGCTGCGTTGCTCATGGTAGCATGGTTCACGTCTATGATTGGATGCTGGATGAGCACGCGCCAATCACTCTTGATTACCAAAGAGTCAATGATGTTGGGTGGATTGACTCGCAGAACATTGTGATCAGCGTGTGTGAGCGATTAGGCCGCGGAGATGGTGGGATGGGTCTGTTTAGTTCATCCACAGGGGAGCTGAGATACAAGTTTCAAGTCAATCATGAGAATCAAGTCAAGAGCTTTACTGCAGGATCTTTGAGTTTCAGCTCGGATTATAAGATATTTTCTAGCTGTAAAGGCAGGAGCAATGAGTATGGAATTGGTGTTTGGGACCAAGTAACAGGAAAACAGATTGATTTTTTCTATGAGCCTCTTGGCTGGTCTCTTGGTGAAGCCGACAAACTTCAATGGTTACATGGGAGCAACTGTTTATTGGTTGCGACATTGTTTCCTAGGAAGGACAACTGTTACATTAGTCTGTTGGATTTTAGGGACAAGAAGATGGTTTGGTCTTGGTCTGATGTTGGAGCTCCTATAACAGGGGATGAGAAGCGGGTTAGAGATGCAATAGCAATGGAGGAGAATAGCTCCATCTGTGTGGTGAATGAGTATGAGGATTTGGGTTTCATGGACTTGAGAAGCAGTGCCGGGAGCATCAGGTGGAGCTCGAGAAGTCGGTTGATGAAAGGGAAGATGCCGGATGAGCCGTGTTACCCTAAATTGGCATTGCATGAGGGTCAACTCTTCTCGTCGATGAACGATTGCATATCGGTGTTTTGTGGTTCTGATTGGGTTTTAACATCTAGGCTACGGCGCAGCTATGGAGGTTCGATATGCGATTTTT from Corylus avellana chromosome ca6, CavTom2PMs-1.0 includes the following:
- the LOC132183688 gene encoding BTB/POZ domain-containing protein At2g24240-like translates to MGIQKDRVRFNVGGRIFETTATTLANAGRNSIFGAMFDENWALQTDISDEEHFIDRNPDCFAILLDLLRTGELYVPANIPEKLLYREALFYGLLDHVRAAKWGQFDGNRLRLSRSITGQAPGDGTAIRAGPDGGCCVAHGSMVHVYDWMLDEHAPITLDYQRVNDVGWIDSQNIVISVCERLGRGDGGMGLFSSSTGELRYKFQVNHENQVKSFTAGSLSFSSDYKIFSSCKGRSNEYGIGVWDQVTGKQIDFFYEPLGWSLGEADKLQWLHGSNCLLVATLFPRKDNCYISLLDFRDKKMVWSWSDVGAPITGDEKRVRDAIAMEENSSICVVNEYEDLGFMDLRSSAGSIRWSSRSRLMKGKMPDEPCYPKLALHEGQLFSSMNDCISVFCGSDWVLTSRLRRSYGGSICDFSIGGDRLFALHSEENVFDIWETPPPPII